The genomic stretch caacaagaacaagaccaagaacaagaagaaaaagaaaacgaaaaagatttttttctcaattctaaatgcaataaaataaaatattcatataaaaaaaataaaataaaataaaaaaaacctgcGCTTCAAAGATTTCCAGACTACAGAAATATAATCATGTAGTAGGTTCAAGCATGTAATTAtacagaatataaaaaataaaaaaaaataggaagaagatgaaagaagagTGGACCAATTAACACTAATGCcttctcacgccccccccccccccccgcccccccttcctcccttccattccGTGTAAGAGATGAGATGGGCTGGAAGGGAGCTGAATGTGATAGGACATTCTATACAGCACTTCTCCCATCACAAAACCCAAAGTGCATGGGAGGGGCGGaatgaaatataataattatatgaagAAAAAGGTCAGAGAAGGAAAACCAAAAATgcgacggagaaaaaaaaaaaaaaaaaaaaaaaacacctgaaaaagaaaaggtttCTTCTTCGTGTGAAACTGCCACTATTGACatgttaatacacacacacacacacacacacgcgcgcgcgcgcgcgcacacacacacacacacacacacacacgtatgtacacacgcacacacacacacacacacacacacacacacacgcaagcacgcacgcacgtacacacacacgcacactctctttgtgtgtgtgtgtctctctctttgtctcttactTTCACTCTTCCGttcatgattataattatatatatatatatatatatatatatatgtgtgtgtgtgtgtgtgtgtgtgtgtgtgtgtgtgtgtgtgtgtgtgtgtattatcttcttctttttttaagaaggGTAAAGCTAACCCTCTCTCTAttatttgtggttgtgtgtgtgtgtgtgtgtgtgtgtgtgtgtgtgtgtgtgtgtgtgtgtgtgtgtgtgtgtgtgtgtgtgtgtgtgtccgtcattTGGGgcttctttctccgtctgtctgtctgtctatctctctcagcctctctctgtctttctacgtcCCTCTCTTGCCCTccttctgcatatatatatatatatatatatatgtgtgtgtgtgtgtgtgtgtgtgtgtgtgtgtttgtctgtctgtctgtctctctctctctctctctctctctctctctctctctctctctctcttccaaccgtttccctcatttctttctctcatctccaTCTTTCCATTCTACACTCCTGTCTccatcaattctctctctctctctctctctctctctctctctctctctctctctctctctctctctctctctcgtctgagcACCAACCAGGTCCCAATTTGCTCACTTCAgcagttttttttaacttaaaataAAGTTGAAACAGCACTAAACCACGGCAATTAACCATGACTCTTGGGAACGCCAGTCTATTGAAGTACCACAGTCTGGACACTTCGGACAGACAGAAATGAGCTCTCTGACGTTGAGTGGGGTGGTCAGACTCAAGTCGCATCAAAGAGCAGTGCTATCAGAACGAGGGTTCcagactaaaaagaaaaaaaatatggaaagAGTAATGAGATACTCTTacgcgcacgtgtacacacacacacacacacacacacacacacacacacacacacacacacacacacacacacacacacacacacacacacacacacacacacacacacaccattctcctAAAACAGGTGCACGTGTTCTCCTAAAACAGGTGCACGTGTTCTCCTCGCACTTCTTCCCCTTCCTGACCGTGTGGCACAGCGTGCTGGGCGCCTACCTGGTGCTGCACGACTGGCTCCGCCCAGGGGCACTCCACTGGCTGCACAGCCCTACGGCGGCCAAGACGGCGGTCCTGGGCCTGTCCGTGCTGGGCTTCACCATGTACTCCTACAAGACGTGGACCCACTTCGCCGTCACGCATCGCGGGAGCCGCGTCTGCACCGTCATCCCTGAGAACCAGCCGGCCATGGAGGTGCTCAACATCGTCGACGTGCTCGTGCTCCTCGTGATCCCCTCCCTCCTGCACGCGCTCTTCGTGATCATCGTGCTGCTGCTCTCTCACGCGCGGGGACggcgcaggaggaggagaagggggagcaCGAGGAGCAGTCTGCTGCcgcactgtggtggtggtgggtgctgcCTCGGGGGCGGCTGCTTCAGCGCCGTCAGCGCTAAAGGGCTGGAGCGAGTGCTCTACATCACCAGTCCTGGGATCGTCGCCACAACGGCGGCGACAGAGTTGGAGTTCGTCGCGCCGAAGCGGTGCGGCGTGGGATGCGGTGGgggcagcggcggcggcggtggtggtggtggtgggggcgggagcGGGAGCGGGGGCggtggcgaaggaggaggaggagaagggggtgtcgggtgtggagggaggaggaggaacaagacgACGGCGTCGACGACGACGAAGGCGCCTCGGTCCCGGTGTCGGGAGGTTCACCGCCTGGTTCTGAGCCAGTCGGCGCTGTTCCTGCTGCTGGTGTCGCCTCGCGCGGTGTCCACGCTGCTGGTCATCGTCAACCGCTGGGTGCTGCGGCAGGTGCAGAGCTCGGACGACATCCTCCTGCTGCACGTGTTCCAGTTCTCCTTCTATCTCTACTTCGCCCTCCTCCCTTACTGCCCCGCCCTCACGTCCAGCAAGTTCCGCCTTCACTGCTGCGCGCTCTTCGGGgggtcctccttctcctcctcctcctcctcctcctcgtcgtcgtcagcGGCGGcggcgttgtcgttgtcgtcgccgtcCTACCGGCTTCGTCGACGGTCTAAAGCGCGCCTGGCTGAGCGGGTGACTATGACGTAACTGGTGAGCGACGGCTGGGGCgaatgaagggaggggaggacaagggaagagaggagacaagagagacaagacaggataagacaggacGTGTTTGTTTCAGGTATAATAAACCTGTAAGGGTTACTGTAGTAGGGAATGGAGGACAAGGaagtggcaagacaagatgtGTTTATTTCAAGAATCCCTGCGGGAGTGAGTGTGGATGGGAGTGTATGACgaggaagagacaagacaagacaagatgtgttTATTTCAGGTATACTTGTGAGAGTCACTGTAGTGGGGAatggaggacaaggaagaggcaagacaggacagaacaagacaagacaagacaagacaagatgtgttTATTTCAAGTGTACCCGTGAGAGTTGCTGCggtaggacaggacaagacaagacaaaacgtgtttatttcaggttTGCTTGTGAAAGTTACAGCAGTGGGAAATggaggcaagacaggacaggccaagacaagacaagataagacaagacaagaccagacaaaacGTGTTTATTCCAGGTTTGCTAGTGAGAGTTACTGCAGTTTGAAATGAAGGACGAGgaagatacaagacaagacaggacaagactagacaggacaagacaagacaggacaggacaggacaggacaggacaggacaggacaagacaagacaagatgtgttTATTTCGGGTGTACCCGTGATAGTTACTGTAGTAGGGAatggaagacaaggaagaggcttcttcttcttcttcttcttctgcgttcactcgtatgcacacgagtgggcttttacgtgtatgaccgtttttaccccgccatgtaggcagccatactccgttttcgggggtgtgcatgctgggtatgttcttgtttccataacccaccgaacgctgacatggattacaggatctttaacgtgcgtatttgatcttctgcttgcatatacacacgaagggggttcaggcactagcaggtctgcacatatgttgacctgggagatcgtaaaaatctccacccttgacccaccaggcgccgtcaccgtgattcgaacccaggaccctcagattgacagtccaacgctttaaccactcggctattgcgcccgtccaaggaagaggcaagacaggacacgacaaaacaagacaagacgtgcATATTTCATGTTTGCTAGTGAGAGTTACTGCAGTTTGAAatggagaacaaggaagagacaaggcaagacaggacaaaacgTGTTTATTTCACGTGTACCCGTGAGTGTTACTGCAGTTTGAAATGGAAAATAAAGAAgaggcaagacaaaacaagacaagacaagacaggacaagacatgtttatttcaggattCCACGTGGGAGGGACCGTGGAAAGGACCGAAGGACAAGGAAACGAACAGAAAAGACAGAGGCAAGGCAAGATTAGACGAGGGGTGCTTActtcaggaaagaaagaaagaaagagagatggctgGAGCTGCACTGtaaagatgctctctctctctctctctctctctctctctctctctctctctctctctctctctctctctctctctggagagcGCCCAAATTCCAACACAAGAGAAAACCGTTGTGACAGAAGAGTTATAGATACAGCACAAAAGAAGACAAGTCAAGATCATCACGTGAGTGACTGCTGGCTTGGGTGTAggacaaggaaaagaagaaacaaaacaggacaagacagaacaggacaggacaagacacgacaacacaagacaacacaagacgggacaaggcaagacaaaagaggacaagacaagacaagacaagacgaaacaaGATAAaagaggacaggacaagacaagacaagacgaaacaaGATAAaagaggacaggacaagacaagacaaggcgaaaCAAGATAAAAgaggacagaacaagacaggacaggataggataggttaggacaggacaggacaggacaggacaagacaagacaagacaagacaagacaggataggataggataggataggacaggacaggacaggacaggacaagacaagacaagacaagactagacaggacaggacaagacaggacaagacaagacaggacaagacaagagaagacaagacaaaacaggacaagacaagacaagacaggacaagacaagagaagacaagacaaaacaggacaagacaagacaagacaggacaggacaggacaggacaggacaagacaatacaggacaggacaggacaggacaagacaagacaagacaggacaagacaagacaagacaggacaggacaggacagaacagaacaagacaagtcaggacaggacaggacaggacaggataggacaagacaggacaagacaagacaggacaggacaggacaggacaagacgtaTTTATTTCAGGTATCCCTGTGAAAAAGTGGCTGCAGTGGGCGGCACCAAGTTGTGTTGACAAGCCATCTCTCCGAACAGCCGATGTGGAGGgaagagttagtgagtgagttaaggagggcgtagggagagagagagagacgtgagggaGAGCGAggcgtgcgcgcgtctgtgcgtgcacgcgtgcatgcactcacgcgtgaacgaacacacacaaacattatttacttacttagttacttacttacttacttacttatttgtctatctatttatctgcttGCTTATCTgactatttatttatccatttatattTCAAATCATTTCATGTAATCATGTATTtagttttgtctgtttatttatctatctgtttatttgattatctgtttatgtatctataattatgtgtattatcatatcatatctttttcttttctcttctttttaggggctgggggtggtgttctttctgtctttcttcttcttcttcttcttcttcgtcgtcgtcgtcgtcgtcgacttcttcttctttgttaattgttcttttcatcgtttTGTtgcctttaatagactattccagttactatattcttatttgtcgttctaattatttcatttcatttcatttctttatttctatgttttgtgtcgttctttatttttatgttctgtGTTATTAAattggcagaattgtaaaaaggcctttactgcgcttaattctttacccgttaaagattcaatcaatcagtcttctttttcttcttcttcttcttcttcttcttcttcttcttcttcttcttcttcttcttcttcttcttcttcttctctccactgTGCCAATTCAGCGCGCCTAATGAATGACGTAGTCTTCTCGACGCCCTATCGttcttttctcccttgctttcacACACTTGGTCGGTCTGTCCAGTGTGCGTGTCTTGTTTCCTTTCAGTCAGTCTATCttcgttttccttccttccttccttccttccttccttccttcgatcTCTTGTGcgttttcttgctgtttttttttttcctttagatACTTTCTTTCTCGCCTCATTTTCTTTCCCTATTTTTCCCTTTGTCTTATTttctgttgcttgtttgttttcttctgtcttttctattttctttttcccctgtgTCATTCTTTGCGTATATTCTCTGCCTTTCCTGCTTGCTTGCTTAGTTTTTGTGTTATCTTTCTGctagttgggttacgctgctggtcaggcatctgcttggcagatgtggtgtagtgtagtgtattatggatttgtcaaaacgctgtgacgcctcctttgagtaACTGGACTGACCTGGTATAAttcgttttggtttgttttttatgaAATGATCTGTCTGGCTATTCATTTTATAAAGTGTTGGCATTACTTTTATCAGGCTTAAAAAGTATTCTTCTATTAGGTATATTGACACGTCAGAGATTATGGTGCCTTCATTTTGTGCTGTTTTTTTCTggcatgatttttgttgttgttgttacattggAACTTTGTACTATTGACACACGTTATGTCTTTCCGTTTCGGCAATAttgtatataatatgtatattgTTTTAGTGGCATTTTTGTGTGGCTGCGGGGCGTGTTGATGATGGTTTCCACATGTCAGTGTTGAACACAGTCAACCGCTGCAAGTGCGAACTTTTTGATGCTTTCAtcgttgttgctatttttttcatccggaaaaaaaaaaaagatgtttgacTGGTATAAACAGGATCAGTGAGAAGAACTACCATGAAGCGATGTACTTTGTCCATTCTAAACAGACAGTGTTTGTGAATAAATTGTCAATGGAAAATTGTAAACTGCTTATAGCGTAGTTTGttggttttggttgggtttttttttcttgttttgttttgatttctttttagcgtgtgtgtatatgcgtcaGTGCGTGTGCCTACGTGTATGTTCATGAATGTgcgtaaggttgtgtgtgtgtgtgtgtgtgtgtgtgtgtgtgtgtgtgtgtgtgtgtgtgtgtgtgtgtgtgtgtgtgtgtgtgtgtgtgtgtgtgtgtgtgtgtgtgtgtgtgtgtgtgtgtgtgtgtgtgtgtgtgtgtgtgcttgcttgtttgcttgcttgcagaTTCTTCACTTCGTAAATCCATTTACAGGAATTCGCCATCCTTCCGAATGTTTCAGATCAACAGTGACGTAAATAAGAAGACAAAATAATCTTTCTCCTTTGGAGAGGAaatcctcccccctttttttttttttttttttttttttttttttgagtaggGAGTATTGAAGGCTGGAATGCAGATGCAAATAGGTGTAAACacatttgtataaaaaaaaataagtaaaaaaaggATAACTGGGAAAAAATAACATAATCTGCAGAACAACTATCGAATCTATTCATACATGAAAACAACTATACAACACTAcaaaatctttctctttttcccttgaaataaaaacaaacatgcacgTTGATATGCTTGTGAGGCAAAAAGCGCAGAATTGTTGGGAGGGAAGAAGATGTCTTGTAAaacttgtgggttttttggggttttctttgttgttgttgttgtcatttctctttattttttttaccaaagaaagaaagggttcaagaaggagggtgggtggaaggggaaggTAGTTGTGGTTAGgtggtgggtggttttttttctgtgttcctatttggttgggggatttttttgtcttcttctctatTTCTGTATAAGAAaggcaaaaaaggaaaaaaaaaccaacccaaaacaccaaaacaaaaccaaaaaaacaacaaccaaaaaacaaaaacaaacaaacaaacaaaaacaacaacaacaaccgtatcttaattctctctctctctctctctctctctctctctctctctctctctctctccatctagcaatcaatcaatcaatcaatcaatctatatatctatgtgtctatttatctatctatctatttgtgatatatatatatatatatatatatatatatgtgtgtgtgtgtgtgtgtgtgtgtgtgtgtgtgaatgtgtgtatgtatgtatatatctctctttctctctctctctacacacacacacacacacacattacacacacacacacacacacacacacacacacacacacacagatgtatatatatatatatatatatatatgtgtgtgtgtgtgtgtgtgtgtgtgtgtgtgcgcgcatgcgtgtgtgtgtgtgtttgtatttgtgtgtgtgtgtgtgtgtgtgtgtgtgtgtgtgtgtgtgtgtggatgtgtgtgtgtgtgtgtgtatttgtgtgtgattgtgtgtttgtgtgtgtgtgtatgtgtgtgtgtgattgtgtgtgtgtgtgtgtgtgtgtgtgtgtgtgtgtgtgtgtgtgtgtgtgtgtgtgtgtgtgtgtgtgtgtgtgtgtgtgtgcaacccatCTGGGTGAGTCTCCAAGTGACAAAAGATTCGGACCGCCATTCATGACACTCAAGAACAGCTCTCCGCAGAGATCAGCCAAGACGTGAATGGACCTTGGACACTCCCCGGGAAAATAATAAAAAGTGGCAGACCTCTGTGTacatggagaaggagaagaagaagaagaagaagaagaagaagaagaagaagaagaagaagaagaagaagaagaactgtggaAGAGAAGGCAAGACATGGAAACGAAATCAGTCTGCCCGCTCAAGACGCGGAAACGACTGGGGAAGACCTGTTTGCACCTTACATTCCCAGCCTGAGCGAAGAGGATTAATCAACTGTCAGTGGATTCAGCACTGGGTCTGACAATGCCGATAAAATCAGCCAGCGGAAGAGGGAAGGggtcggggtgaggggggctCGAGTTttaaggaatatatatatatatatatatatatatatatatatatatatatatatatatatatatatatatatataaattaaaatatatatatatatataaaataaaacaaaaaagacagaacagGACATTGGCGCGACGGTGCTgttctgcactgaggagggagcAATGCTTTCCACCGGTGTTGAATTAACCCATTTAACCCCAGGGAGTTTACAACCTCGGAAAATTTCCGTGCAATATTgatgcggggaaaaaaaaaaagcacagaggagacatactgtttttcctccaaattacgtgtgtgtacacatccgGAAACACCGTAGACAATAGTTCCCGTTCTCTAGATACTAAACTGTCCAGTAAGACAGACTGTAAGGTGATACAGATGCCGAAATGTCAGGTGGGAGAGATGCTAAACTAAATAATTGTCAGGTGACATTGATATTGAACTATCAGATGGGAGAGATGGCGAAATTTGAATTGAGACAGATGGGAGAAAagtcaggtgagagagagagatgctaaacTATCAGGTGAGATACTGAACTGCATGCCGAACTGTCAGGTTGAGATAGATTGTTAAGTGAGAGAGATGCTGAACTATCAGGTGAGATACTGAACTGCATGCCGAACTGTCAGGTTGAGATAGATTGTTAAGTGAGAGAGATGCTGAACTATCAGGTGAGATACTGAGCTGCATGCCTAACTGTCAGGTTGAGATAGATTGTTAAGTGATTGAGATGCCGAACTATCAGGTGAGATACTGAACTGCATGCCTAACTGTCAGGTTGAGATAGATTGTTAAGTGAGATAGATGCTGAACTATCAGGTGAGATACTGAACTGCATGCCGAACTGTCAGGTTGAGATAGATTGTTAAGTGAGTGAGATGCTGAACTATCAGGTGAGATACTGAACTGCATGCCGAACTGTCAGGTTGAGATAGATTGTTAAGTGAGTGAGATGCTGAACTATCAGGTGAGATACTAAAATGCATGCCGAACTGTCAGGTTGAGATAGATTGTTAAGTGAGTGAGATGCTGAACTATCAGGTGAGATACTGAACTGCATGCCGAACTGTCAGGTTGAGATAGATTGTTAAGTGAGAGAGATGCTGAACTACCAGGTGAGATACTGAACTGCATGCCGAACTGTCAGGTTGAGATAGATTGTTAAGTGAGTGAGATGCTGAACTACCAGGTGAGATACTGAACTGCATGCCGAACTGTCAGGTTGAGATAGATTGTTAAGTGAGATAGATGCTGAACTATCAGGTGAGATACTGAACTGCATGCCGAACTGTCAGGTTGAGATAGATTGTTAAGTGAGAGAGATGCTGAACTATCAGGTGAGATACTGAACTGCATGCCGAACTGTCAGGTTGAGATAGATTGTTAAGTGAGAGAGATGCTGAACTACCAGGTGAGATACTGAACTGCATGCCGAAATGTCAGGTTGAGATAGATTGTTAAGTGAGTGAGATGCTGAACTATCAGGTGAGATACTGAACTGCATGCCGAAATGTCAGGTTGAGATAGATTGTTAAGTGAGAGAGATGCCAAACTATCAGGTGAGATACTGAACTGCATGCCGAACTGTCAGGTTGAGATAGATTGTTAAGTGAGAGAGATGCTGAACTATCAGGTGAGATACTGAACTGCATGCCGAACTGTCAGGTTGAGATAGATTGTTAAGTGAGTGAGATGCTGAACTATCAGGTGAGATACTGAACTGCATGCCGAACTGTCAGGTTGAGATAGATTGTTAAGTGAGATAGATGCTGAACTATCAGGTGAGATACTGAACTGCATGCCGAACTGTCAGGTTGAGATAGATTGTTAAGTGAGTGAGATGCTGAACTACCAGGTGAGATACTGAACTGCATGCCGAACTGTCAGGTTGAGATAGATTGTTAAGTGAGTGAGATGCTAAACTATCAGGTGAGATACTGAACTGCATGCCGAACTGTCAGGTTGAGATAGATTGTTAAGTGAGATAGATGCTAAACTATCAGGTGAGATACTGAGCTGCATGCCGAACTGTCAGGTTGAGATAGATTGTTAAGTGAGAGAGATGCTAAACTATCAGGTGAGATACTGAACTGCATGCCGAACTGTCAGGTTGAGATAGATTGTTAAGTGAGAGAGATGCTAAACTATCAGGTGAGATACTGAGCTGCATGCCGAACTGTCAGGTTGAGATAGATTGTTAAGTGAGAGAGATGCTGAACTATCAGGTGAGATACTGAGCTGCATGCCGAACTGTCAGGTTGAGATAGTTTGTTAAGTGAGAGAGATGCTAAACTATCAGGTGAGATACTGAACTGCATGCCTAACTGTCAAGTTGAGATAGATTGTTAAGTGAGAGAGATGCTGAACTACCAGGTGAGATACTGAACTGCATGCCGAACTGTCAGGTTGAGATAGATTGTTAAGTGAGAGAGATGCTGAACTATCAGGTGAGATACTGAGCTGCATGCCTAACTGTCAAGTTGAGATAGATTGTTAAGTGAGAGAGATGCTGAACTATCAGGTGAGATACTGAACTGCATGCCGAACTGTCAGGTTGAGATAGATTGTTAAGTGAGATAGATGCTGAACTATCAGGTGAGATACTGAACTGCATGCCGAACTGTCAGGTTGAGATAGATTGCTAAGTGAGAGAGATGCTGAACTATCAGGTGAGATACTGAACTGCATGCCGAACTGTCAGGTTGAGATAGATTGTTAAGTGAGATAGATGCTGAACTATCAGGTGAGATACTGAACTGCATGCCGAACTGTCAGGTTGAGATAGATTGTTAAGTGAGAGAGATGCTGAACTATCAGGTGAGATACTGAACAGCATGCCTAACTGTCAGGTTGAGATAGATTGTTAAGTGAGAGAGATGCTGAACTATCAGGTGAGATACTGAACTGCATGCCGAACTGTCAGGTTGAGATAGATTGTTAAGTGAGATAGATGCTGAACTACCAGGTGAGATACTGAACTGCATGCCGAAATGTCAGGTTGAGATAGATTGTTAAGTGAGAGAGATGCTGAACTACCAGGTGAGACACTGAACTGCCTGCCGAACTGTCAGGTTGAGACAGATTGTTAAGTGAGAGAGATGCTGAACTACCAGGTGAGATACTGAACTGCATGCCGAACTGTCAGGTTGAGATAGATTGTTAAGTGAGAGAGATGCTCAACTACCAGGTGAGATACTGAACTGCATGCCGAAATGTCAGGTTGAGATAGATTGTTAAGTGAGTGAGATGCTGAACTATCAGGTGAGATACTGAACTGCATGCCGAACTGTCAGGTTGAGATAGATTGTTAAGTGAGAGAGATGCTGAACTATCAG from Babylonia areolata isolate BAREFJ2019XMU chromosome 6, ASM4173473v1, whole genome shotgun sequence encodes the following:
- the LOC143283480 gene encoding uncharacterized protein LOC143283480: MSQPVAHNTFDFIVTFKLRELQQVLECLQMYILPVLICLGLGGSALGVTVLLATFLRFKFFTHFLVCLNVSSAAFLLVVFVSWLADNGIDVYSVPGLCQVHVFSSHFFPFLTVWHSVLGAYLVLHDWLRPGALHWLHSPTAAKTAVLGLSVLGFTMYSYKTWTHFAVTHRGSRVCTVIPENQPAMEVLNIVDVLVLLVIPSLLHALFVIIVLLLSHARGRRRRRRRGSTRSSLLPHCGGGGCCLGGGCFSAVSAKGLERVLYITSPGIVATTAATELEFVAPKRCGVGCGGGSGGGGGGGGGGGSGSGGGRRRNKTTASTTTKAPRSRCREVHRLVLSQSALFLLLVSPRAVSTLLVIVNRWVLRQVQSSDDILLLHVFQFSFYLYFALLPYCPALTSSKFRLHCCALFGGSSFSSSSSSSSSSSAAAALSLSSPSYRLRRRSKARLAERVTMT